In the Haloferula helveola genome, one interval contains:
- a CDS encoding sialate O-acetylesterase produces MKWLILFLLISPLTAADYELVIVAGQSNAQGWKGDACRYPKGPPEIDSSIPMYYASPGVGSSGGKWLGLGPQQGLFKRGHFGPEITFARELVANGRRPAIFKFALGGTQLEGRWKRPGQGGLYDEMVRELAKAGRAFRKSGHRLVFGGMIWIQGESDAMDAGSAARYRENLTVLLNDFRRNVAGNRRLPVVLGVDEQHKFVVRRPIIVETQKSLAESDPKIVFTTMHHLKKADGTHLTPKALAEHGKRLAGAYLQIAR; encoded by the coding sequence ATGAAGTGGCTGATTCTCTTTCTCCTGATCTCCCCGCTCACCGCAGCGGACTACGAGCTGGTCATTGTCGCCGGCCAGAGCAACGCCCAAGGATGGAAGGGCGACGCGTGCCGCTATCCGAAGGGCCCTCCGGAAATCGATAGCTCGATCCCGATGTACTACGCCTCACCGGGAGTCGGATCGTCAGGCGGCAAGTGGCTCGGACTCGGGCCGCAACAAGGACTCTTCAAGCGCGGGCATTTCGGGCCGGAAATCACTTTCGCCCGCGAGCTCGTCGCGAATGGCCGGCGACCGGCGATCTTCAAGTTCGCTCTCGGGGGAACCCAACTCGAAGGCCGGTGGAAGCGCCCCGGCCAGGGAGGTCTCTACGACGAAATGGTGCGCGAGCTCGCGAAGGCCGGCCGAGCGTTCCGCAAGAGCGGCCACCGGCTCGTGTTCGGCGGGATGATATGGATCCAGGGTGAGTCCGATGCCATGGATGCCGGCAGCGCCGCGCGCTATCGGGAGAACCTCACCGTGCTCCTCAACGACTTCCGCAGGAACGTCGCGGGAAACCGCCGGCTTCCCGTCGTGCTCGGCGTCGATGAGCAGCACAAGTTCGTCGTCCGCCGGCCGATCATTGTCGAAACCCAGAAGTCGCTTGCGGAATCGGATCCGAAGATCGTCTTCACGACGATGCACCACCTCAAGAAGGCCGACGGCACCCACCTGACGCCGAAAGCCCTCGCCGAGCACGGCAAACGGCTGGCCGGCGCCTATCTGCAAATCGCGCGCTAG
- a CDS encoding pyridoxal-phosphate dependent enzyme, with protein sequence MDRDASLPLDRRLRQEILFARERVYHFAQPTPLERLELPELDIWVKREDLSPIKAYKWRGACNRMAVLTDDERASGVVTASAGNHAQGVALAARQLGIQARIYMPRSTPRVKQDAVRKLGGDLVQIILSGDSYDEAVSGAKDDAESTGAVYVHAYDDLQVMAGQGTLADEVVLSGHGPFDVAFLQIGGGGMAAGVAEWLRTYWPDIQLIGVEGEGQASMKLAIESGEPTPLAQLDIFCDGTAVRQAGSLPFEICKQHLDRVETVTNAEVIRAIRCLWEGLRCVSEPSGAMGLAAALKCREQLAGKRVLVILCGANVDFLQLGHIAASEGAANMRTRTIRVRIPERPGTMLQLLDTCFAGLTITDFQYGKVDDDAAWPIFTVSSEDPETLAGLDGRLDKGDFEWTDLAGAIDVRFRAIPLRSDLLAHPLFLRLDFYERSGALHDFLDQRVRDRANLCYFNYRQSGERIGRALIGLDFASEQLREEFVAELPPHGDGYRLCEPLPSDSAARLTGRPE encoded by the coding sequence ATGGATCGCGACGCCTCCCTGCCCCTCGACCGCCGCCTGCGGCAGGAGATCCTGTTCGCCCGCGAACGGGTCTACCATTTCGCGCAGCCGACGCCGCTCGAGCGACTGGAACTCCCGGAGCTTGATATCTGGGTCAAGCGCGAGGACCTATCGCCAATCAAGGCCTACAAGTGGCGGGGCGCCTGCAACCGGATGGCGGTGCTCACTGATGACGAGCGCGCTTCGGGCGTCGTCACCGCATCGGCCGGCAACCACGCGCAGGGGGTCGCCCTCGCCGCCCGCCAGCTCGGCATCCAGGCCCGGATCTACATGCCTCGCTCAACGCCCCGGGTGAAACAGGATGCAGTACGCAAACTCGGCGGTGACCTGGTTCAGATCATTCTCTCGGGAGACAGCTACGACGAGGCCGTGTCGGGGGCGAAGGACGATGCCGAAAGCACGGGCGCCGTCTATGTGCACGCCTACGACGACCTCCAGGTGATGGCCGGCCAGGGGACACTGGCGGACGAAGTCGTTCTTTCCGGCCACGGGCCGTTTGACGTCGCGTTTCTGCAGATCGGCGGAGGAGGCATGGCTGCGGGCGTCGCCGAGTGGCTGCGCACCTACTGGCCCGACATCCAGCTGATCGGCGTGGAGGGAGAAGGTCAGGCATCGATGAAACTCGCGATCGAATCCGGCGAGCCGACCCCCCTCGCCCAGCTGGACATCTTTTGCGACGGCACGGCGGTGCGGCAGGCCGGCAGCCTGCCTTTCGAGATCTGCAAACAGCATCTCGACCGAGTCGAGACCGTCACCAATGCCGAAGTGATCCGCGCCATTCGGTGCCTTTGGGAGGGCCTGCGCTGCGTATCCGAACCGTCGGGCGCGATGGGACTCGCCGCCGCGCTGAAGTGCCGTGAGCAACTTGCCGGCAAGCGCGTGCTGGTGATCCTCTGCGGAGCCAATGTCGACTTCCTGCAACTCGGGCACATCGCCGCTTCCGAGGGCGCCGCCAACATGCGGACCAGAACGATCCGGGTCCGGATCCCCGAGCGTCCCGGGACAATGCTGCAGCTCCTCGATACCTGTTTTGCCGGACTCACGATCACCGACTTCCAGTATGGCAAGGTCGATGACGACGCCGCATGGCCGATCTTCACCGTCAGCTCCGAAGATCCGGAGACCTTGGCTGGGCTCGACGGGCGCTTGGACAAGGGCGACTTTGAATGGACCGACCTTGCCGGAGCGATCGACGTCCGGTTCCGGGCGATTCCGCTGCGCTCCGACCTGCTCGCCCACCCGCTGTTCCTCCGGCTCGACTTTTACGAACGCTCGGGCGCCCTCCACGACTTCCTCGACCAACGGGTGCGCGACCGCGCCAACCTCTGCTACTTCAACTACCGTCAGTCGGGCGAACGCATCGGCCGGGCACTGATCGGCCTCGACTTCGCCAGCGAGCAACTCCGGGAAGAATTTGTTGCAGAGCTGCCACCCCACGGCGATGGCTACCGCCTGTGCGAACCTTTGCCTTCCGACTCCGCCGCGCGCCTCACCGGGCGGCCGGAATGA
- a CDS encoding PP2C family protein-serine/threonine phosphatase, which translates to MNPLKPGLRGKFIVALLVAALLPLVVGVVVLQTVGFKHMLAERGRAHGAEAHALAEDMDHMVVGEAGKLRTWISAGDAVQELAIEKSAEAEADPAEADKELVELEKAWPSLEPGDPELESVISNVAAERLVEFIETNPSTAELIVADTVGRLIAASRKTSDFDQSDEIWWKEGVRLKEGEFRADVLHFDESAGVHSIDLVFSLQGPDRQPVGVVKMVIEVSPLFATVGVGAEAEKIEVILPDGVVISRPLDRKEGSALVFDHDSMLTLLVGRCGWTTLKDTNGDLWMTGFAAIESSLEDKRHADPGGYVIFASRRSSVVAPVRAQLGWVALAAGFGVLVCGGLGYVLIDRQILRPMNLLGDAARAVADTARLHRADPLDGPPTDPEKALLNIESIRTGDEIEALAKDVGVMTSRVLRYQRELEAEVESKTSVIREDLEMAREFQTALLPSAYPESPAGSDFPLRLGFAHFYQPASTVGGDFFDLIELEDGRVGVLIADVMGHGSRSALVTAILRALVGNHGSALGNPGEFLGTLNEGLHEVIARSGQTLFVTAFLMVLDPAKSEMSWAVAGHPSPLKARRGNGRLPKPLWTSPQHQPPLGLVAGTEYVSHREELDAGDVFLLYTDGLIEAEDRSGEAFGPERLASAFDQALDGPLAAMPAQIVGTASGFRKVYQYEDDVCLVAVEARVNRSAPASHPEVLTGSASSGA; encoded by the coding sequence GTGAATCCCCTCAAACCCGGATTGCGCGGCAAGTTCATCGTCGCGCTGCTCGTGGCCGCGTTGCTGCCTCTGGTGGTCGGGGTGGTGGTCCTCCAGACGGTGGGTTTCAAGCACATGCTCGCCGAGCGGGGTAGAGCCCACGGGGCGGAGGCGCACGCACTCGCGGAGGACATGGATCACATGGTGGTCGGGGAGGCCGGCAAGCTGCGGACGTGGATCTCGGCGGGCGACGCCGTGCAGGAACTGGCGATCGAGAAGTCGGCTGAGGCCGAGGCGGATCCGGCTGAGGCCGACAAGGAGTTGGTGGAACTGGAGAAGGCGTGGCCATCGCTGGAGCCCGGAGATCCGGAACTGGAATCGGTGATCTCGAATGTCGCGGCGGAGCGCCTGGTGGAGTTCATCGAGACCAACCCTTCGACCGCCGAGTTGATCGTCGCGGACACGGTGGGACGCCTCATCGCGGCGTCGCGGAAGACGAGCGACTTTGATCAGTCGGACGAGATTTGGTGGAAGGAAGGTGTCCGGCTGAAGGAAGGCGAGTTCCGGGCGGACGTGCTTCACTTCGACGAGAGTGCCGGAGTGCACTCGATCGATCTCGTGTTCTCACTCCAAGGTCCCGACCGACAGCCGGTTGGCGTGGTGAAGATGGTCATCGAGGTCTCACCTCTCTTCGCCACCGTGGGAGTCGGTGCGGAAGCGGAGAAGATCGAGGTGATTCTCCCCGACGGAGTCGTGATCTCACGACCGCTCGACCGAAAGGAGGGCTCCGCTCTGGTCTTCGATCACGACTCGATGCTGACCTTGCTGGTGGGGCGCTGCGGATGGACGACCCTGAAGGACACCAATGGCGACCTGTGGATGACCGGGTTCGCCGCGATCGAGTCGTCGCTCGAGGACAAGCGGCACGCCGATCCCGGGGGCTATGTGATTTTCGCTTCGCGGCGGTCGAGCGTGGTCGCTCCGGTGAGGGCCCAGCTCGGCTGGGTGGCCTTGGCGGCCGGCTTTGGGGTGCTCGTTTGTGGGGGGCTCGGCTACGTGCTGATCGACCGCCAGATCCTGCGTCCGATGAATTTGCTCGGCGACGCGGCCCGCGCCGTGGCCGATACCGCGCGGCTGCATCGGGCCGATCCGCTCGATGGTCCTCCGACCGATCCCGAGAAAGCGCTGCTCAACATCGAGTCCATCCGCACCGGCGACGAGATCGAGGCGCTTGCGAAAGACGTGGGGGTGATGACTTCCCGGGTGCTGCGCTACCAGCGCGAACTCGAGGCCGAGGTGGAGTCGAAGACTTCGGTGATCCGCGAGGATCTGGAAATGGCCCGCGAGTTCCAGACGGCGCTGTTGCCGTCGGCCTATCCGGAGTCGCCGGCGGGATCCGATTTTCCGCTGCGTCTCGGTTTCGCCCACTTCTATCAGCCGGCGAGCACGGTGGGTGGCGACTTCTTTGATCTGATCGAACTCGAAGACGGGCGGGTCGGTGTGCTGATCGCGGATGTGATGGGCCATGGTTCGCGCTCCGCTCTCGTCACCGCCATCCTCCGGGCGCTGGTCGGTAACCACGGTTCAGCTCTCGGCAATCCGGGCGAGTTCCTCGGCACCTTGAATGAAGGTCTGCACGAAGTGATCGCGAGGAGCGGACAGACGCTGTTTGTCACCGCATTCCTCATGGTTCTGGATCCGGCGAAGTCGGAAATGAGCTGGGCGGTGGCCGGGCATCCGTCACCGCTGAAGGCGCGTCGGGGAAATGGCCGGCTGCCGAAGCCGCTGTGGACGTCGCCCCAGCACCAGCCGCCCCTCGGCTTGGTCGCGGGAACCGAATACGTGTCGCATCGCGAGGAACTCGACGCGGGCGATGTGTTCCTGCTCTACACCGACGGCCTGATCGAGGCCGAGGACCGGAGTGGCGAGGCGTTCGGGCCGGAGCGGTTGGCGAGTGCCTTCGACCAGGCACTCGACGGTCCCTTGGCGGCGATGCCGGCCCAGATTGTCGGAACTGCTTCCGGCTTCCGGAAAGTCTACCAATACGAGGACGATGTGTGCCTGGTCGCGGTCGAGGCGCGGGTCAACCGGTCGGCTCCGGCGTCCCACCCCGAGGTGTTGACGGGAAGCGCATCAAGCGGTGCTTGA
- the eda gene encoding bifunctional 4-hydroxy-2-oxoglutarate aldolase/2-dehydro-3-deoxy-phosphogluconate aldolase, with protein MIDRILAKRIVPVVVLDDAESAAPLAEALLAGGLDIMEITFRTAAAEESIRSIATSFPEVLVGAGTLLTPEQAQRAKDAGAVFGLAPGLNPEVIKTARAAGLEFSPGVMTPSDIEAALSLDCKLLKFFPAGAAGGPGMLKALAGPYAHTGVKFIPTGGISSANLADYLALPVVAAIGGSWMVDKKLVAEGKWDEITRLTKEALAAAS; from the coding sequence ATGATCGATCGCATCCTCGCCAAGCGCATTGTCCCTGTCGTCGTGCTCGATGACGCCGAGTCCGCCGCCCCGCTCGCGGAGGCCCTTCTGGCCGGAGGCCTCGACATCATGGAGATCACCTTCCGCACCGCCGCCGCCGAGGAATCGATCCGAAGCATTGCTACTTCCTTTCCGGAGGTTCTGGTTGGCGCCGGCACACTTCTGACCCCCGAGCAGGCGCAGCGTGCCAAGGACGCCGGCGCGGTCTTCGGCCTTGCTCCCGGCCTCAACCCGGAGGTGATCAAAACGGCTCGTGCGGCGGGGCTCGAATTCTCGCCCGGCGTGATGACCCCGAGTGACATCGAGGCCGCGCTTTCGCTCGACTGCAAGCTGCTGAAATTCTTCCCCGCCGGTGCCGCCGGCGGCCCGGGCATGCTGAAAGCGCTCGCCGGACCCTACGCCCACACCGGCGTGAAATTCATCCCGACCGGGGGCATCAGCTCCGCCAACCTCGCCGACTACCTCGCCCTGCCGGTGGTCGCCGCCATCGGCGGTTCGTGGATGGTCGACAAGAAACTCGTGGCCGAAGGCAAGTGGGACGAGATCACCCGTCTGACCAAGGAAGCGCTCGCCGCGGCGAGCTGA
- the tpiA gene encoding triose-phosphate isomerase, with protein sequence MQRKPIFAANWKMNKGPSETEDFGKSFLPKVQHKTFPSDIVIAPPYVSLAKASELFGNVSSVALAAQNCSQFDSGAYTGEVSPMMLKEFYVHYVILGHSERRSIYGETDEVINAKVLKAREVNLRPIFCIGETLEEREGGKLEEVLRRQVTVGLKDVTEKDLIDTVIAYEPVWAIGTGVTASAEQAQEAHAFVRSLIGEQFGADAAARIRIQYGGSVKPGNAAELMACTDIDGALIGGASLEPSSFLSIIENGTA encoded by the coding sequence ATGCAACGCAAACCGATTTTCGCCGCGAACTGGAAGATGAACAAGGGGCCCTCGGAGACCGAGGACTTCGGCAAATCGTTCCTTCCCAAGGTCCAGCACAAGACCTTCCCGAGCGACATCGTGATCGCTCCGCCGTATGTCTCTCTGGCCAAGGCGAGCGAGCTGTTCGGCAATGTTTCCTCCGTGGCGCTCGCCGCCCAGAACTGCTCGCAGTTCGATTCGGGAGCCTACACCGGCGAGGTCAGCCCGATGATGCTCAAGGAATTCTACGTGCACTACGTGATCCTCGGGCACAGTGAGCGACGCTCGATCTATGGCGAGACCGACGAGGTCATCAACGCCAAGGTGCTTAAGGCCCGCGAGGTGAACCTGCGTCCGATCTTCTGCATTGGTGAGACGCTGGAAGAGCGTGAAGGCGGCAAGCTTGAGGAGGTGCTGCGCCGCCAGGTGACCGTCGGATTGAAAGACGTCACCGAGAAGGATCTGATCGACACCGTCATCGCCTACGAGCCCGTCTGGGCGATCGGCACCGGGGTCACGGCATCGGCTGAGCAAGCCCAGGAGGCGCACGCATTCGTCCGCTCGCTGATTGGCGAGCAGTTCGGTGCCGATGCTGCCGCGCGCATCCGAATCCAGTACGGCGGAAGCGTGAAGCCGGGCAATGCTGCCGAACTGATGGCCTGCACCGACATTGATGGTGCACTCATCGGCGGAGCATCTCTCGAGCCGTCGAGCTTCCTCTCGATTATCGAGAACGGCACCGCCTGA
- a CDS encoding phosphoglycerate kinase, translated as MAKLSIRGLDVQGKEVLMRVDFNVPLKDGAITDDTRIQAALPSIRQLMEGGAKLVLCSHLGRPKGQADPQYSLAPAAVRLGELLGCEVKLAPDCIGDEVAALRSGLESGQVLLLENTRFHSEETANDAAFAEQLAGSAEIFVNDAFGTAHRAHASTEGVTHHVTKSAMGFLMERELEYLVDKLRDPERPFLVIMGGAKVSDKIEVINALMEKADAFIIGGAMAYTFRKAQGYEVGKSLVENDKLDLALDILKNAEEKGTKFLLPADTRITQEFKDGAETQVTAPYSEGGAIPADWEGIDIGDKAIEEFAEAVKASKTIVWNGPMGVFEIGSFAIGTKAIAEAVAETDGVTIVGGGDSVTAVNKFGLEDKMTFISTGGGASLELLEGKELPGVAALSEA; from the coding sequence ATGGCCAAACTCTCCATCCGCGGTCTCGATGTCCAGGGCAAGGAAGTCCTGATGCGTGTCGATTTCAACGTGCCCCTCAAGGACGGCGCGATCACCGATGACACCCGCATCCAGGCGGCGCTGCCGTCGATCCGTCAGCTGATGGAAGGCGGCGCGAAGCTGGTGCTCTGCTCGCACCTCGGACGTCCGAAAGGTCAGGCTGATCCCCAGTACTCGCTGGCTCCGGCTGCGGTGCGTTTGGGAGAACTGCTCGGCTGCGAAGTCAAGCTGGCTCCGGATTGCATTGGTGACGAAGTCGCCGCATTGCGGTCGGGCCTCGAGTCCGGCCAGGTGCTGCTTCTCGAGAACACCCGTTTCCATTCCGAGGAAACGGCCAACGACGCGGCCTTCGCCGAGCAACTTGCCGGCAGTGCCGAGATCTTCGTCAACGACGCGTTCGGCACGGCGCACCGCGCGCATGCCTCGACCGAAGGCGTCACGCATCATGTCACGAAGAGCGCCATGGGATTCCTGATGGAGCGCGAGCTCGAGTATCTCGTCGACAAGCTCCGCGACCCGGAGCGTCCGTTCCTCGTCATCATGGGCGGCGCCAAGGTCTCCGACAAAATCGAGGTGATCAATGCGCTCATGGAAAAGGCCGACGCGTTCATCATCGGCGGTGCCATGGCCTACACGTTCCGCAAGGCGCAGGGCTACGAGGTCGGCAAGAGCCTGGTCGAGAACGACAAGCTCGACCTCGCGCTGGATATTCTCAAGAACGCCGAAGAGAAGGGGACCAAGTTCCTTCTGCCGGCCGACACTCGCATCACGCAGGAGTTCAAGGACGGTGCCGAGACCCAGGTCACCGCGCCCTACTCCGAAGGCGGCGCGATCCCGGCCGACTGGGAAGGCATCGACATCGGCGACAAGGCGATCGAGGAGTTCGCCGAAGCGGTGAAGGCGTCGAAGACCATCGTCTGGAACGGCCCGATGGGCGTGTTCGAGATCGGTAGTTTCGCGATCGGGACCAAGGCGATCGCCGAGGCGGTGGCCGAAACCGATGGCGTCACGATTGTCGGCGGCGGTGACTCGGTGACCGCGGTCAACAAGTTCGGTCTTGAGGACAAGATGACCTTCATTTCCACCGGCGGCGGCGCGTCGCTCGAACTTCTCGAAGGCAAGGAACTGCCCGGGGTTGCCGCCCTCTCGGAAGCCTGA